In a single window of the Cuculus canorus isolate bCucCan1 chromosome 25, bCucCan1.pri, whole genome shotgun sequence genome:
- the LOC128854498 gene encoding olfactory receptor 14A16-like, which translates to MSNSSSITQFLLLAFTDTRELQLLHFWLFLGIYLAALLGNSLIITTITCDHHLHTPMYFFLLNLSLLDMGSISTIVPKSMANSFWDTKAISYGGCVAQVFLYVFLITAEYSLLTIMSYDRYIAICKPLHYGTLLDSRACVHMAAAAWGSCFLYALLHTANTFSLPLCQGNAVHQFFCEIPQILKLSCSHSYLREAGLLVVSCLVAFGCFVFIVVSYVQIFRAVLRIPSEEGRHKALSTCLPHLTVVSLFLSTDIFTHLKPHSISSPTLDLVVSVLYTVVPPAVNPLIYSLRNQELRATLCQLPQCTWFH; encoded by the coding sequence atgtccaacagcagctccatcacacagttcctcctcctggcattcacagacacacgggagctgcagctcttgcacttctggctcttcctgggcatctacctggctgccctcctgggcaacagcctcatcatcaccaccatcacctgcgaccaccacctccacactcccatgtacttcttcctcctcaacctctccctCCTTGACAtgggctccatctccaccattgtccccaaatccatggccaaTTCCTTCTGGGACACCAAGGCCATTTCCTATGGAGGATGTGTTGCCCAAGTCTTCCTGTATGTCTTTCTCATTACAGCAGAGTAttctcttctcaccatcatgtcctacgaccgctacattgccatctgcaaacccctgcactacgggaccctcctggacagcagagcttgtgtccacatggcagcagctgcctggggcagtTGTTTCCTctatgctctgctgcacacggccaatactttctccctgcccctctgccagggcaatgctgtgcatcagttcttctgtgaaatcccccaGATCCTtaagctctcctgctcacactcctacCTGAGGGAAGCAGGGCTTCTTGTGGTCAGTTGCTTAGTAgcatttggctgttttgttttcattgtggtgtcctatgtgcagatcttcagggccgtgctgaggatcccctctgaggAGGGACGCCACAAAGCCctttccacgtgcctccctcacctgaCCGTGGTTTCCCTGTTTCTCAGTACTGACATATTTACACACCTGAAGCCCcactccatctcctccccaaCCCTGGACCTGGTGGTTTCAGTTCTGTACACGGTGGTGCCTCCAGCAgtgaaccccctcatctacagcttgaggaaccagGAGCTTAGAGCTACCTTATGCCAACTGCCCCAATGCACGTGGTTTCACTGA